GTCCGACGGAGGAACTCTGTTCCTCGACGAGATCGGCGACATGCCGCTCGAGGCTCAGGTGAAACTGCTGCGGGTGCTCGAGAACAACGAAGTGCGGCGTGTGGGTGAGAACTCGGCGCACCTCGTAGACCTGCGCGTGGTCGCGGCGACCCATCGAGATCTGCACGAGGAGATCGCCGCGGGGCGGTTTCGCGAGGACCTCTACTACCGGTTGAGCGTCGTCACGATCGAAGTGCCGGCACTGCGCGAACGCCGCGAAGACATCGGACTGCTCGCCGAGTACTTCCTGGCGCGGATCTCCAAGGCTCAGGGCAAGCCCGAGCTCGAGTTCTCGCCCGAGGCGATCCAGTTGCTCGAACGCTACGACTATCCGGGCAACGTGCGAGAACTCGAGAACGTGATCGCGCACGTGGTCACACTGTCCGAAGGCCCGATCGTCACCGCGCAGGATCTGCCCGACGTGGTTCGCGCGCCGCGCCTGCTGACGAGCGCCCCGGACACGCGGCCTGCCGAGCGTGAACGCCGGCCGCGTCCGCTCCGCGCCAGCCTCGGCCCGCGCGAGGTGACGGTCCCCGACGCCCGCGATCACTGGACGCTCGCCGAAGTCGAGCAGGAGCACATCCTGCGTGTGCTCGATCGCTGCCGGGGAAACGCGACCGCGGCCGCACGACAACTCGGGATCTCGCGCACGACGCTGTGGCGAAAGCTGCGCGAATACGGAGTCAGCCGGCCGGAACGGACGGGGGAGTGAGCATGGCATCGGTGCGGCTCGACTACGACGACGCCTACACCACTCGCTTCGAGGCACGCGTCGCGTCGCGCGGCGAGCATCGCGGCCGCCCCGCAGTCGAGCTGGAGCAGACCTACTTCTTCCCGGAGAGCGGCGGTCAGGAGGCCGATCGCGGCTCGATCGGCGCAACCGCCGTGACCGACGTCCAGGTCGAAGACGGTGGTCGAGTCTGGCACGTCGTGGAAGGGGCAGCTCCCGGAGCGCTTGACGCCGACACGCACGAAGCGAGTCTCGACTGGACGCGGCGGTTCGATCACATGCAGCAGCACACGGGGCAGCACATTCTGTCGGCGGCCCTGCTAAGGGTGATCGAGGCGCCGACGCTGTCATCGCACCTCGGTGAGGAACGCAGCAGCATCGAAGTGCAGCGGCCCGATGTCGACTGGCGGACGATTGAGCGCGTCGAGGCGGCCGCGAACGCCGTGGTGTGGGAAGACCGCGCGATCGAGCGTCACTGGGTCGACGACGAAGGCATCACGCGCTTTCAGCTTCGCAAGCCTCCGCAGGTGAGCGGGCGCATTCGCGTGGTGGAGATTCCCGACTGGGACGTCTCGGCGTGCGGCGGCACGCACACGCGCCGCACCGGCGAGGTCGGAGTGATCAAGGTGGTGCGCTGGGAGAAGGTCCGCGGAAACGTGCGGCTCGAGTTCCTGTGCGGAGGCCGGGCGCTCGCCGATCACGCGTGGCGAACCGAGGGCATGGTCGAGGCCGCACGACGGCGCACGCTCAAGGATCGCGAGCTCCTCGAACACCTTGAACGGGCGGCCGCGGAGCGCGATCAGTGGAAGAAGCGCGCCGAGGACCTGACGAAGCGCGTGGTCGAGCAGGAGGCGCGCGACCGAGTGGGAACGCCGCCGCGTCCGCTGGCGGGATTCCATGCCTCGCGCCCGCGCGAAGAGTTGCGCTGGTTCGCGCTCGCCGCGCTGGCGGCTGGTGCACCGTGGGTCGCGGTCGCCGCCGGTGCGCCCGAGCCGGTAGTGATCGCCGGCCGCGCGCGATCCGGGTCGCTCGATCTGCGCGAACTCACACCCGGCCTGATCGAGCGTGCCGGCGGACGCGGGGGCGGTGGCGCGGACCTGGTGCAGGTCGCGGCCACCGATGCGGGCTCGGCGCAACGCGCATTGGAGTGGATCAGCGCCGCGATCGCCGAACGCACCGGAGTTCCGTGTCCGTGAAAGCGCTGCTCTCCGCACTGGTGCTCGCACTGGCAGGCGTGGCCGGAGCGGCGCCGCGCCCGGCCGCGCCGCTCGAGCCGTGGGCTCGAACCTTTTCCGGCACCCCCGACACGGTGCTGTTCCTCGGGATCAACGGCGAGCTGCTGCGTGCGCCTTTTCACTTCGCAACCGCCGAGACGCTGTGGCGGCCGGCTGCACTCGAGCGACTGTCGCGCCTGGTCATGGCGCCCGATGGGCGTCGTGCCGCATGGATCAGCCGTTCGGGTGATCGCGACCTCACATCGCTGTGGCTGCTCGAGGCCGACGGAGTGCGCTGCGCAGCCCGCTTCGGCAGCCTCGTCCCCTCGGACTACGGCACGGTGCGCTACGAGTCGGGAGCGCCGACCCGCTCGGATCCGGTGATCGGCGGCGCACGCCTGGTCGAGGCGTCGCCGATGAGTCGTCGGGGTGCCGTGAATGTGCTGGCGTGGCGGGACGACGGCGCGCTGTTGTTCGGATTCGATCGCGGACTCGCCATGATCGCTCCGGATTCGCTGCTGCCGACCATCATCAGTTCCGCGATCGTCTCATCGCTGCGAGTGCTCGAGCCCGCGGCGGTCTATCTGGCCGAGGCGATTCGCATCGGCGACGCGGCCGCTCCCGATCCGCAGGCCGGAGGTTCGTTCGCACGGGATCCTTCGGGAATCGAAAAGCGCGGTGTGGTGGAGCAGGATCCGGCCGGGCGCGCGGTCGGCAAGGACACGCCCGGCGATGTGCCGCGCTCGGGAGGCGCGAGTTCGAGCACCAGCCGGCGACCCGAGGAGGGCCGCTATCTGATGTATCCCACCGGTCCGCTCCTCCACACCTACGCCGCAGGTGATCTCGACCCGCGCGACCTGTGGGCCGCGAGCGCGAGCACCGTGTGGTGGGCGAACGGGCGACAGCTCCGAGCGATCCGTGCCTACGATCCGACACCGCTCGCACTCGGGCAGGATGCGACGCCGATCGCGTGGCTCGTTTACGACCCGAGCCGAAACGCGCTGCTGCGTACGCGCGGGCGCGAGGTCGTTCAGCGCCCGGAAGAAAGCGATACGGAGCAAGTCCTGTGGACGGCTCATGCTCCGATCGAGGAGGTGCTCGTGTCGCGGGGCTCGACCACGTGTTTGTTCGTGACCGGAGACTCCCTCATCGCCTGGAGCCCCTCGAGCGAGACGCGCGTGACGGCCGCGCGCGGTGGAATCAAGCCGATCGCGTTCGTCGAGTGCGCAGACGGAACGCGTTTGCTGGCGGGGGAGCGTTCGGGACGGCGTTTGTTCGTGATCGAAGCAATCGGTGCCCTGCGCGAGATTCCGGTGCCGATCAAGAAGTGGAGTGCGCTCGACCTGGCTCCCGGCGGCCGGCAAGTGCTGGTCTTCGATCCCGGGTGGCGTGTGCCCGAGTCGGTGCAGGTGCTCGATCCCGCGACCGAGTCATGGACTGCCGTCGAGAATCCGGGCGTCGCGGGCTGGGAGCCGCTCACACCCATCCGGTAGCGCGTCGCCGATGCCGCGAGTCGTCTGGCGACTCGCTCAAGTCTAGCGCTTCGGCTTCTTCGCGCCTCCGGCGCGCGCCGTTGCCGCGGTGCTCTTGCCGGCGTGCGCGGCACGACTGCCGCCGGTTCGCGAGCCGTTCACCTTGAGCGCGGGGCGCGACGAGTGCGGGCGCGCGGCGGGCTTGACCGCCGGCCGTGCAGCCGGCTTGGCCGCCACCTTGGGAACCGGCTTCGAGTTGCCCTTGGCCGCCGAGCTCGCGTGGGAGCTCAGGTCGCTGTTGTAGGACACCGCCTGCTTGAGCTCCGCGGGCCGCATCCGGTAGTCGAAGTCCGGCAGCAGCACGCGAGGCAGCACGCGACCCAGGAAACGCTCGATCGCCGCCACTTCCTTTTGCTCCTCGGGGCTCATGAGCGTGAACGCATCGCCGGTTCCGCCCTCGGGACCGCTGCGGCGGATGCGATGCACGTAGTCCTCGGGCACGTGAGGGGCGTCGAAGTTGATCACGTGCGAGATGCCGTCGACGTCGATCCCGCGTCCGGCCTGCTCGGTGGCCACCACGATCTGGAGCCGCTCGCGCTTGAGGTCCGCGAGCGCACGATCGCGCTCCGCCTGGCTACGACTGGCGTGCAGGACCTCGACGCTGTGGCCGGAGCGCGTGAGATTGCGGGTCAGCCGCTCGGCGGCTTCCTTGGTGCGCGTGAAGATCACCATGCTGCGAGCTTCCTGACGCGAGATCATCTCGTTCAGCAGCTCGAACTTGAGATCTCTCGGCACCGGGTAGATCGCCTGCGTGAGGCCGGGCGTGGGCTTGGTCGTGACGCCGAGATCGATGCGGATCGGCTCGACCAGTGCTTCTTTCGCGACGCGATTCAGCTCCGGCGGCATGGTGGCCGCGAACATCAGAGTCTGGCGCGTTTCGGGCAGGAACTTGAGGATCTTGCGCAAGTCGGGGGCGAACCCGAGATCCATCATGCGGTCCGCCTCGTCGAGCACCAGCAGCTCGATGTCGTCGACGTGCAGCACCTGGCGCGCCTGCAACTCGAGCAACCGGGAGGGAGTCGCGACCAGCAGGTCGACTTCGGTCTCGCGCAGCGTCTTCTCCTGCATCGCGAGCGGAGCACCCGGATGCACGACCGCCACACGCAGGTCGGTGAAGCGCGAGAAATCGCGCGTCCCGGTCTCGACTTTCGCGGCGAGCTCACGCGTCGGGACGAGCACCAGGCAACGCAAACGACGCGGACCGTCGAGCAGTCGCGTGAGGATCGGCAGCAGGTACGCGGCCGTCTTGCCGCTTCCGGCGGCGGCCGCGGCGACGATGTCGTTCCCCTGCATGATGATGGGAATTGCCTTGCGCTGAATCGGAGTGGGTTCGACGTAGCCGGCGGCCCGGGCCCCCTTCACGATCACCGGGGGCAGCCCGAGATTTGCGAATGGCACACGACCTCCGTGGTCACGAGAAAGGGGTCGCGGCCTGCGACCCCTGCAGAGATGGGTAAGGCCTAAAAGCGGCACGTACATTAAGGTGCGATCGCGCGGTCCGGCAACGACTTTCGGCGACACTCGAAAGATTTTTCCCAAACGCGACCTTGGCCGCGCGAAACGCGGGAATCACGAGGGTCGAGCGGGGTGAAATGACGCGCCGAGCCCCCTCAGCGGCTCCGGCGGGCGGCCGGCGCCGGGGTGCGGCGCTGACAGCGGGGGCAGAAGTAGGTCGAGCGCTGGCCCTGGACGATGCGCCGGATCGTGGTGTCGCAGCGGCGGCACGGTTCGCCTGCGCGGTCGTAGACCCGCAGTTGTTCACCGTAGGCGCCGGGCTCGCCCCACAGCGAACGGTACATGCTGAAGGTGGTGCCCATGCGCTCGATCGACTCGGTGAGCACCACGACGATCTCGCGTGCGATCGCGTCCCACTCCGGCGCTCGCAGGGTTCCCGCACGCCGCCGCGGATCGATCGAGGTGCGATGCAGGATCTCGCTCGCGTAGATGTTGCCGATCCCGGCGATGCGCTTCTGGTCGAGCAGGAAGTCCTTCACGTTGATGCGCGCCCCTCGCGCGAGCTCGAGCAGCGCCTCGCCGCGCGGCGGCGTGGCGATCGGATCCGGACCGAGGATCGCGAGCGACGGGTCCTGCGCGAGTCGGCTGGTGCGCACCAGGCGCGCGATGCCGAATCGACGAGCGTCCTCGAACCATAGCGTGGTGCCGTCTCGAAGCGCGAGTCGCACGTGAACGTGAGGCGGGACACGCGCGGGCGCCGCGGAGTGGAACAGCCAGCGTCCGCTCATCCCGAGGTGCGAGAGCAGTGTCTGATCGGCGTCGAGATCCAGCAGGAGATACTTGCCGTGACGCCGCGGCGTTTCGAACGTGCGTCCGGGCAGTGCGCGCACGAGGCGGCGCGGAACCTCGCCGCGCAGCGCCTGGCCCGAGATCCAGCACGATGCGATGGTGCGGCCGACGATCACCTGCGAGAGCGCGCGACGCACGGTCTCGACTTCGGGAAGTTCGGGCATGGACCCGGACGCTAGGAATCGGCGCGCGCGCGGTCAAGAGGGCCGGGAGCCGAGTGCCGGGCAGGGGAACCCGCGACCTCGATCGCGCACGCGCCGCATTGCCGCACCGCGGCGGCCGTGGCATTCTGCGCGGGTCACGGACGACACGCTCCCTCACCGACCCCGAGGCCGCGCCCTATGGACGCTCGCGCCCGCTTCGATGAATTCGCACGCCTCGCCACCGAACAGCGCAATCCGCGCACGTTCGATCTCGACACGCTCGAGATTCCCGGCATTCTCGACCGTTTGTCGGCCGAGGACCGCACCGTGCCCGACGCGGTGGCCCTCGAGCTGCCCGCGATCGCGAGCGCCGTCGAGCTGGTGGTCGAATCGTTTCGCGCCGGGGGCCGGCTGATCTACGTCGGAGCGGGTACCAGCGGTCGGCTCGGCGTGCTCGACGCCTCCGAGTGTCCGCCGACGTTCGGCAGCGATCCCTCGATGGTGCAGGGCGTGATGGCCGGCGGCCCCGGAGCGCTGGTGCGCGCGGTCGAAGGCGCGGAAGATCGCGAGGCCGACGGCGAGCGAGCCATGGAAGATCTGGCGATCGGAGCCGCCGACACCGTGATCGGAATTGCCGCCAGTCGCCGCACCCCGTTCGTGGTCGCCGCACTCGCGCGCGCACGCGCGCTGGGCGCACGCACCGCCTACGTCACCTGCACGCCGCGCGAGGAGTTCACGCTCGAAGTCGACGTCGCGATCTGTCCCGTCGTGGGACCGGAAGCGATCATGGGCTCCACGCGCATGAAGTCCGGAACCGCGCAGAAGCTGGTGCTCAACATGATCACCACCAGTGCGTTCATTCGCAGCGGCAAGGTCTACGAGAACATGATGGTCGACCTGCGGGCCACCAGCGAAAAGCTGGTTGAGCGCAGCCGCCGAACCGTGATGATCGTGACCGGGGTCGACTACGACGCCGCGGCGCTCGCGATCGAGGCCGCCGGCAAGAGCGTCAAGACCGCGATCGTGATGATCGAACTCGCGTGCGATCGAGAACAGGCGGAGCGCCGACTCGCGCGCGCCGAAGGTTTCGTGAGGCGCGCACTGACGCCCGAATCGGGGAGGGAGCCGTGACGAAGCGAGGGATTCGAAGAGGCCGGGGATGGCGACGCTGCGCACTCGCCATGGCAGGGCTCGCGGCACTCGCGGTCGCACTCGCCGGCTGCGCGTCGAAATCGCAGGAGATCGTGTTCTGGCAGTTCTGGCCGACGGAGGTGGTGCAGCCGCTGCTCGATCAGTTCGAGCGCGAGCATCCCGGCACCCGGGTGCGCATGGAGCAGCTCACCTGGCAGAGCGGCAAGGAAAAGATCACCGCCGCGATCGCCGCGGGAAACGCGCCGGATCTGTGCGAAGTCGGCTCGACCTGGATGCCGCGCCTGCTCGCCTCCGGACAGCTCGCCGACTGGACCCACGCGACCGAATCGCTGCGCCTCCAGTTGCGCGGCTGGGACATGTGCACCGCGGGCGGGGTCGTCAACGGAGTGCCGTGGGTGCTGGGCACGCGGGCGCTGTTCTACAACAAGGCGCTGTTCG
This window of the Candidatus Eisenbacteria bacterium genome carries:
- a CDS encoding sigma-54-dependent Fis family transcriptional regulator; this encodes SDGGTLFLDEIGDMPLEAQVKLLRVLENNEVRRVGENSAHLVDLRVVAATHRDLHEEIAAGRFREDLYYRLSVVTIEVPALRERREDIGLLAEYFLARISKAQGKPELEFSPEAIQLLERYDYPGNVRELENVIAHVVTLSEGPIVTAQDLPDVVRAPRLLTSAPDTRPAERERRPRPLRASLGPREVTVPDARDHWTLAEVEQEHILRVLDRCRGNATAAARQLGISRTTLWRKLREYGVSRPERTGE
- a CDS encoding alanyl-tRNA editing protein; translated protein: MASVRLDYDDAYTTRFEARVASRGEHRGRPAVELEQTYFFPESGGQEADRGSIGATAVTDVQVEDGGRVWHVVEGAAPGALDADTHEASLDWTRRFDHMQQHTGQHILSAALLRVIEAPTLSSHLGEERSSIEVQRPDVDWRTIERVEAAANAVVWEDRAIERHWVDDEGITRFQLRKPPQVSGRIRVVEIPDWDVSACGGTHTRRTGEVGVIKVVRWEKVRGNVRLEFLCGGRALADHAWRTEGMVEAARRRTLKDRELLEHLERAAAERDQWKKRAEDLTKRVVEQEARDRVGTPPRPLAGFHASRPREELRWFALAALAAGAPWVAVAAGAPEPVVIAGRARSGSLDLRELTPGLIERAGGRGGGGADLVQVAATDAGSAQRALEWISAAIAERTGVPCP
- a CDS encoding DEAD/DEAH box helicase, coding for MPFANLGLPPVIVKGARAAGYVEPTPIQRKAIPIIMQGNDIVAAAAAGSGKTAAYLLPILTRLLDGPRRLRCLVLVPTRELAAKVETGTRDFSRFTDLRVAVVHPGAPLAMQEKTLRETEVDLLVATPSRLLELQARQVLHVDDIELLVLDEADRMMDLGFAPDLRKILKFLPETRQTLMFAATMPPELNRVAKEALVEPIRIDLGVTTKPTPGLTQAIYPVPRDLKFELLNEMISRQEARSMVIFTRTKEAAERLTRNLTRSGHSVEVLHASRSQAERDRALADLKRERLQIVVATEQAGRGIDVDGISHVINFDAPHVPEDYVHRIRRSGPEGGTGDAFTLMSPEEQKEVAAIERFLGRVLPRVLLPDFDYRMRPAELKQAVSYNSDLSSHASSAAKGNSKPVPKVAAKPAARPAVKPAARPHSSRPALKVNGSRTGGSRAAHAGKSTAATARAGGAKKPKR
- the mutM gene encoding bifunctional DNA-formamidopyrimidine glycosylase/DNA-(apurinic or apyrimidinic site) lyase, whose translation is MPELPEVETVRRALSQVIVGRTIASCWISGQALRGEVPRRLVRALPGRTFETPRRHGKYLLLDLDADQTLLSHLGMSGRWLFHSAAPARVPPHVHVRLALRDGTTLWFEDARRFGIARLVRTSRLAQDPSLAILGPDPIATPPRGEALLELARGARINVKDFLLDQKRIAGIGNIYASEILHRTSIDPRRRAGTLRAPEWDAIAREIVVVLTESIERMGTTFSMYRSLWGEPGAYGEQLRVYDRAGEPCRRCDTTIRRIVQGQRSTYFCPRCQRRTPAPAARRSR
- the murQ gene encoding N-acetylmuramic acid 6-phosphate etherase, with the translated sequence MDARARFDEFARLATEQRNPRTFDLDTLEIPGILDRLSAEDRTVPDAVALELPAIASAVELVVESFRAGGRLIYVGAGTSGRLGVLDASECPPTFGSDPSMVQGVMAGGPGALVRAVEGAEDREADGERAMEDLAIGAADTVIGIAASRRTPFVVAALARARALGARTAYVTCTPREEFTLEVDVAICPVVGPEAIMGSTRMKSGTAQKLVLNMITTSAFIRSGKVYENMMVDLRATSEKLVERSRRTVMIVTGVDYDAAALAIEAAGKSVKTAIVMIELACDREQAERRLARAEGFVRRALTPESGREP